The following nucleotide sequence is from Nomascus leucogenys isolate Asia chromosome 13, Asia_NLE_v1, whole genome shotgun sequence.
CAGGGCTGTTTGGTGAGCGGTTGGAACGCCTGGAGGGTGACGTCCAGCGCCTAGCTCAAACATATGGTACCCTCAGTGGCCTGGTGGCCAGCCACGAGGATCCCAACAGGATGACTGGTGGCCCCAGGGCTCCTGCTGTCCCTGTGGGCTTTGGGGTCATCCCTGAGGGGCTTGtgggcccaggagacagagccagaGGGCCACTAACACCTCCCTTGGACGAGATCCTAAGCAAGGTGACAGAGGTGAGCAACACTCTTCGGACCAAGGTGCAGCTTCTAGACAAGGTGCATGGGCTGGCACTCGGCCATGAGGCCCACCTGCAGCGGCTGCGGGAAGCCCCACCATCCCCGCTCACCTCCCTGGCCCTGCTGGAGGAGTACGTGGACCGACGGCTACACCGACTCTGGGGGAGCCTGCTGGATGGCTTCGAGCAGAAGCTGCAAGGCGTCCAGAGTGAGTGTGACCTGCGAGTGCAGGAGGTACGGCGGCAATGTGAGGAGGGTCAGGCCGCCAGCCGGAGGCTGCACCAGAGCCTTGATGGCCGGGAGCTGGCCCTGCGCCAGGAGCTGTCACAGCTGGGCAGCCAGCTGCAGGGCCTGAGCATGGCTGGCAGGGGCAGCTGCTGTGGCCAACTAGCCTTGATCAGTGCCCGTATGGATGGTCTTGAGAGGGCCCTGCAGGCAGTCACTGAGACCCAAAGGGGCCCCGGTGCCCCGGCCGGGGATGAGCTTACGAGGCTCTCTGCTGCCATGCTTGAGGGAGGTGTGGACGGGCTGCTTGAGGGTCTGGAGACGCTCAATGGGACAGAGGGTGGAGCAAGGGGATGCTGTCTGAGGTTGGAGatgggggggtggggagtgggcgGCTTTGGGACCATGCTGGAAGAGCGCGTGCAGAGCCTCGAGGAGCGCCTAGCAACATTGGCTGGGGAGCTAAGCCATGACAGCGCCTCTCCGGGCAGGCCAGCTCGGCCCCTTGTGCAGACAGAGCTGGCCGTGCTAGAGCAACGGTTGGTCTCACTGGAGACTTCGTGCATCCCGAGCACCACCTCAGCCATCCTGGACAACCTGGTGGCAGAGGTGAAGGCCTGGCAGAGCCGGAGCGAGGCCCTCCTACGCCAGGTGGCCAGCCACGCAGCACTGCTCCAGCAGCTCAATGGCACTGTGGCCGAGGTCCAGGGTCAGCTGGCAGAAGGGACAGGCAGCTCACTCCAAGGCGAGATCACTCTGCTCAAGGTCAATCTGAACTCAGTGAGCAAGTCGCTCACAGGCCTCAGTGACTCTGTCAGCCAGTACTCTGATGCCTTCTTGGCTGCCAACACGTCCCTGGATGAGCGGGAACGCAAGGTGGAAGCCGAAGTCCAGGCCATCCAGGAGCAGGTCAGCAGCCAAGGCTCCAGGCTTCAGGCTGGCCACAGGCAGGTCCTGAACCTGCGTGGGGAGCTGGAGCAACTCAAGGCTGGTGTGGCCAAGGTGGCCAGTGGGCTGAGCCGCTGCCAGGACACAGCCCAGAAACTTCAGCACACAGTGGGACACTTTGATCAGCGGGTGGCACAAGTGGAGGGTGCGTGCAGGAGGCTGGGCCTGCTGGCTGCGGGCCTGGACAGCTTGCCCACTGAgccactgaggcccagagagggcctgTGGAGCCATGTGGACCAGCTGAATCGTACGCTGGCCCAGCACACGCAGGACATTGCCCGCCTCCGGGATGACTTACTGGACTGCCAGGCCCAGCTGGCTGAGCAGGCGCGGCCAGGGCAAGCCAACTAGACAGGCTGGCCAGGACCCAACCCCTAGATCCCACCAACTCGGGGAACATCACCCCAGAGCCCAGTCTTATCCAGCAGCGCCTTCCAGCCTTCCCTGGCTAGCCCAAATGGCACTAAGGAGGCCACTGAGGGAATCCTCCATGTGGCTATCCCAGCCACCAAAACCCATGGGCAGTGCTGCACAAACTGGACAGTTCCGGACAGTGGTCAAGGCAAGGATATCGTGCTTGAAGACCAGGGTGGACTCGAGAGATTTCACATTCCACTGTCTGCAAATCAGTGTCTGGGCAGCCAGCTGCAGGGCCTGAGCGTGGCTGGCAGGGGCAGCTGCTGTGGCCAACTGGCCTTGATCAGTGCCCATATGTAAGGCCTTCAGaggaccctgcaggcagtcagtaCCAGCCTCAGCAACTGTGCAGAGACCTACAGGCCCACAGCCAGTGGCCTGTCCGCATTGCCCTGTGCCCACAAGCAACAGTCCACAGCCCTTGGTGGCTTCTGTTCCTTGTCCCCTCGGCTTCTCTTTGCAGCCATCAGGACTAGGTTTGTGCAGGAAGGTGATGCCCACTGGAACTCTCCTCACACCTGGCAGCTTCACAGATGCTGTATCTGAACTAAGGACCAGAGGCTGCCAGATGTTTCTGGCTCTTCACGTGTCCTTCAGGACAGAACAGAAGCACAAAGACTCAGCCAAGAGTTCTCTTTATTCCCTTTGATCCTCCCCCAAGGTGAGGGCTTAGGCAGCTGTAGAACCCCAGGAAAGAACAGAATCCAGGCAATCTGTTTAGAGACCCCCCCACTCCAAATttatccttttcctttccttcccctaaGATGTTTCCAGGGACCTCTGGTGCCCACACTGTCCTCTTCCTTCCACTTGGGGGTGGGGAAATCCTTCCTGCGAGGTCAGGGCATTTCTCTACAAAGTGGCCTGAATGAGGCCAGGCCCGGAGAAGGAGCCCCCAGCTGGAGGAAAGGGGCTCCAAGCCTTGCTTTTAACACCTCTGCAAAACCCCCACCCTCCCAGGATGTTCACAAAAGGTGAGAAGTTCAGGTACGAAACCATCAATGGACAACTTGAAAATGCATGTTCCTCAGGCCTATGTAGTTCCCAGAGTCTCTGACACCAGTCTCTGCTGAGGCTCCTCAGTTTCCCCCACAGCAGCACGGGCCCCACTGTGCTGCTCTTCAGGTCCCCACAGCCCTGCCTTTGGTTCCTGGACATTTGGTATTCTGCCCTCCACTCTGGTACTATCGGAGTAGGGCAGGCTCTGGATTAAAGCTTTTAGCCAGTCTAAAGCTACTTTCTTGAAAGACAGTGGGAGGAGAGGTTGCTGGGGCATCAGCCCTGCTTCCCATAGCTCCTTAGGCAGGAGCTTACCCAGCAGCTGTAAGCACCAAGCTGGCcagcagaggctgagggaggactgTCAGGCCAACACCTGCCCCAGCTGAATTTGGGACTGTCCTTAAGGGAGGTCTGGAGAGAGGTAGCAGCAGCAGCCGGACGGGGAGCAGGCCAAGCCGGAGCCACACTGTCAGCCTgcaggtgtgggtgtgtgtcATGTGCTGAAACGCCAGGACACCAGCAAGGGAGATGTGTTGGCAGTGATGTCTGGCTTCAGAGGGTACAGTCCTGGCTTCCAGACAAGGGGCAGGGAGAACACTGTGTCCTTCCAGAGGCTGTACCACACTCCCACTGCTGCCACTAAGCCTTCACTGAAGCCTCAAGCCTCGGTAGggcctccctcttctccctgtcCTATCAAGAGTTACAGCAAGGTCCCAGGTTGACAGGGAGACAGGTATCAAGGGCATAGAAAATCCTGCAAGGAGGCccggcatggtagctcatgcctgtaatcccagcactttgggaggccgaggtgggcaaatcacttgaggtcaggagttcgagaccagcctggccaatgtggtgaaaacccatctctactaaaaacacgaaaattaaccaggcgtggtggtacacgcctgtaataccagctactggggaggctgaggcaggtgaatcgcttgaacccaggaggcagaggtcgcagtgagccgagatcatgccactgcactccaccctgggcaacagagcaagaccctgtctcaggaaaaaaaaaaacctgcaaggGCCCAGATGACAAACTAATTGCCCCAGGCCAGTGCCACACTGACGCTTGGAGCAGCTGCAGCTTAGCTGGCAAAAATAGGACGGGGAAGATGGGGGAGTCTCTCTAGCTGGCAGCCAACCAACCTGCagccccctccttccccttcagTGGGTTTGCCCCATGACACTCCAATTCCCACCCTCCTATACCCCAGGACACCTAGTCAGTCCTGGGCCGGGCCAGGGAGGAGAAGCCAGCCAGGGCAGGTTCAGTCCAGGGTATCAAGGTCCACAGCAGGCAGTGGCTCCCGCCAGTAGCAGAAGTTACTGTATTCAGGGTTGGCCAGGTCTGTGCTGGGGCCACGGGCCACAGGTGGGAAGAGGAGCTCGACCACCTCACCAAGCCGCTCATACCTACAGGCAGGAGGGGGCCAGCACTGAGCCTGAGCTGCCACCAAACCACGGCCTCGGCCATGGGAACACAGAGGAAGGGACAGACTCCCCGGTAAGAGGTGAAATTGGGGCCCGGGGAGAAGCTGGGGCAGGGGGACGTGGCAGGGCATGGGGAACGTGGCAGGGTTTAGCCTCACGTGGATTTGTGGTTCTTTATGAGCTCCTGGATGAGCTCTCCCCGGGGGTTGACCGTGAAGATGCGTGACTCAGGCAGGCCCACCTGCCGGTAGGCAAAGACGTCCTGTGGGAGACAGGAGCGGCCCATGGAATGGAGGCCTGCAGGCAGCTGGGGAGAGGTGGCTCAGCAGAGTGGAGGGGACACACTCACGTTGGGCCTGTTCCCAAAGGCAGCATAGAAGGGCTGTGCGTGGGGCAGAAACAGCTGCTGGATGTCACTCAGGCAGGCGACCTTGAACACCTCTGGTTTCTTCTCAATCACCTCTCTGGGGGAGCCAGAACCACAGCAGGGAAGGGGGCCAAAGTAGGGAAGAAGCCAGAGGGGATGGCAGGCTCAGGTGATGGGGGATCTGATCCCACCCTCCTTGCCACCTGAGAGCTTAATGCCAGCCTGCTAAGGCTGGCCTGGCAGTGGGCCTGCCTCTCCCCACCAGGGGGCCATGGGCTTGTATGTGTAGGGGTGGTTACCTGTGGAGGGCAGAGAAGAGGCTGCTGGGAGACAGAAGGATGGGGCCCTTGGGGAGGCTACAGCCCCCTTCGCTCACCCACTGCAGGTACCCCTTGGTGAGGTCCGCCATGCCAATGGCCCGCGCCGAGCAGTACAGGAACTTGTACCCATTTCTGAGAGTGGGGGACAGGGTGGCATAGAGCCATCAGAGACCAGCCAGCCCCCATTTGTTTCCCCGGCTTTAGCCTGCCCAGCCCAACTGTGGGACTCTGATGTTCCAACCTTTGCAGGGAGGGGACTTGAAGAGAATGGCCAGGCAGTGGACTCAGCTGGACGGTGCACAGAGTCCTGAGGCCTGGGTGGACCAGGATGGAGAGGGCCTCCCCTCCGGCCTCAGGCCAGTAGATGGGCCCTGATCCTAGAACACAGCCCCAGGGGATGAGCCTTTCGCAGAACTGCGGGCCAACAGAGAGGTCTCAGCACTACAGGCACCTGCACTGGCGGCCTCCCTTGTGGGCCCTGCTGGTCCCCAAgatgtcctgtcctgtcctgtcacTCCCTCTCTAGAGCTGGGGGCCTTGCCTCAGCCCCAGCACCAGCCCAGGCACTCACAGGTGGATTTTGTGATAGAGACTGGTGATGCCCTGGTGTGTCCAGTCTTTCCCCAGCTGGGGCAGGATATGGCCCAGAGCATCCGACCTAGAGTGAGAGAAGAAGGGTTACTCCAAGGCAGCTCCATGTGGCCCAGCTCCAGCCCCAAGATGGCCCACCAGGAAGGGAGGGCTCCTCTCactccccaccacacccagcacagaGGGAGGTGAGTCCAcaacccctctccctccccttcccacagCAAGGTGGGCCTCACTTGGTGATGGTGCCATCGATGTCAGAGATGACCACCTTGTCGTCCCATTTCCATAGGTAGATGGTGGCCTTGCAGCGGCAGGTGCCCTGGTACTGAGTGGTCACACTGAAGACCACATCATTGGCACCTTCTTGCAGGTTCAGGCACCGCTGAGGCCAGACAAAGGGGGGTGCGTTGTGATCGATGACAGCCAGGCAGTGCCTACCTCTCCCCTTACGCCGTGGCCTCCGATCCCCTCGGGCCTCTCATTCCCCTCTTCCTCCTAGCTCAGAGACCCTTCTTGGATTCATCAGAGATAGCCACGCACAGACACATCCATGTGGGCAGAGGGTGGCCATGCTGATCAGAGCCCTGTCCAGTGCAGGCCACAGGAGCCCTAGCCTCCCTTCACTCCCCTTTGAGATGTAACTCACAGACAAAGCCGCATCCATGACTCCCTGCCCAGGATTCCCAGGCCAGCCCCAAGGCCGGGTCTGCTGTTGGCAGGGAGACACCCCCCTCCATAGATGGGGGTCCTGTGGGGATCTCCATAGGAAGCCCCTCCTTGGGGCCAGGGCACCTGAGTCAACACTGTCCTAAGGAGAGGCCTAACCCTGTACTTGGTCCATAGGGAAGGATCAGGGCCACTTCCCACCAAAGCCCTGAGTTGAGTGTGAGCTCCAGGGTACCAGACAGATGGCAGCTGCTTTGTACTGGCTGGTCAGCCCCTCCTGGACACCTCCCTGACCATGGAGCCACAACCATGAAGAAAATATGTTCTTATTCCAGGAGCCACCAGTTACTGAGCTTAGAGAAGACGTGACTTGGGGCCAAGGGTTGCCAGAATCTGAGGGGCTGTCATCAGCATTTGATTCTTTTTAGTGTTGCTTCCAAGGGCTGACCTAGAGCCTGCTGGCTCACTACAGGTTGATATCTTAGGAGGACCTAAGAGACAGCTTTCCCAGTGTCTGACAGACAAATGGGCTGGCATGAGAAGAAGTGAGCACCCTGCCCTTGGAGGTATTCAAGTGGAGGCCATCAGGGAGGCTCCCAAGGGGATAGATTCTGGCCTTTGGTGAACATGTGGCTCCCTGGAGCCATTTCTCAGCCGGGTCCTGAGGGACTCTAAGACAGAATTAGCTCAGCCCCTCCCCAACCTCCACACAGACAACTGACACTTACGATCTGATCGGACGAGAGGCGGAGGGACTTCTTGTAGGTAGGAGTGGAGGGTGGAGTGGAGGGTGGCGTGGAGGGTGGCAAGGAGGGGATCTCGAGGATCACAGGGCTGTCTGGGGCATCGTCATCACTGCTCAGGacttctgtcttctccctgtggaCCGCGCTGGCTCTCAGGCCATCTCCTCCAGCCAAAGGGCCTTCACTCCCGGGAGATGCCAAGAAGAGGCTGGACCTGTCCCCGCCATGCCAGGGACTACCCAGGGTATCAGTGATCCCTCCCTCTAGGTGCAACCCATTTGGAGTGGTGGCAGACACAGGGGTGCAGGCTGGCAGTCTCCACCCAGCCAAGTGACAGCAGAGGGTGTCGAGACCCAGGGCTGCCAGCCCTCAGTGCCTGCCTTGGAGATAATTTACCTGAAATACCTAAAGTGTATCTCTGGGCTTACTCCCAACCCCACCTGCTTTGGTTTCAGTCAGGCCATCCTTAGCTACTCTCCACCCAGCCTTAGGCAGCCGGGTCACTTCagatgtggaaaaaggaaacaaagtcaGTTGGCTTATTTGGGCTGGGAGAGGCCCTGCCCCTCCTTAATAGGGATCCCCTTGTCTGCAGCAGGAGCCTGAGGACCTGTgccagctctgccatttcctcGTTGTGGGCCAGGAAATGTGTCTCTAGGCCTCatttttcccatctgcaaaatgttGCCATTtctcaggagaaagaaaaggtataGAAGTgcttgcggtggctcacgcctgtaatcccaacactttgggatgccaaggtgggcggatcacccgaggtcaggagttcaagaccagcctgaccaacagggtgaaaccccgtctcactaaaaatacaaaattagccaggtgcggtggcatatgcctgtaatcccagctactcaggaggctgaggcaggaaaatcgcttgaacccgggaggtggaggttgcagtcagccaagatcgtaccattgcactccagcctgggtgacagagccagactctgtctcaaaaacaaacaaaaacaaacaaaaaaagaagtgcttGGTGCTTGgggaatgacaaaaaaaaaaacccacagctggAGACAGGGTGCtggctcctccctgctgcccccCCGCACCCAGGGCCATCTTTCCCAGGCTCCCACTGCAGAGCCCCGTATAGGGTGTCTCACTCACCCCTGCTGCTCCTTGGCTGCAGTCTTCTCCCTCTGGGCACTGCGCTGTGGAAAGAACATCCATTAGTGAATCCCACCTGCCCTGtgctggccctggccctgcccctcgACTGTGACCACCCACCTCCTCAGCCAGGAAGTCCCTGCGTCGCCAGGAAAACCACCATCGCCCACCCTTCCGGGGCATCTTCTCCCTCTCCAGCTTGTCCATGGTGCTCTGTGGGCAGATGAAAGCCATGGCAGTGTTTCCTGCACCACATAAA
It contains:
- the EMILIN3 gene encoding EMILIN-3 yields the protein MGRHRLLVWLCAVAALLSGAQARGTPLLARPAPPGASRYSLYTTGWRPRLRPGPHKALCAYVVHRNVTCILQEGAESYVKAEYRQCGWGPKCPGTVTYHTVLRPKYKVGYKTVTDLAWRCCPGFTGERCPEHLTDHGAAPPQLEPEPQIPSGQLDPGPRPPSYSRAAPSPHGRKGPGLFGERLERLEGDVQRLAQTYGTLSGLVASHEDPNRMTGGPRAPAVPVGFGVIPEGLVGPGDRARGPLTPPLDEILSKVTEVSNTLRTKVQLLDKVHGLALGHEAHLQRLREAPPSPLTSLALLEEYVDRRLHRLWGSLLDGFEQKLQGVQSECDLRVQEVRRQCEEGQAASRRLHQSLDGRELALRQELSQLGSQLQGLSMAGRGSCCGQLALISARMDGLERALQAVTETQRGPGAPAGDELTRLSAAMLEGGVDGLLEGLETLNGTEGGARGCCLRLEMGGWGVGGFGTMLEERVQSLEERLATLAGELSHDSASPGRPARPLVQTELAVLEQRLVSLETSCIPSTTSAILDNLVAEVKAWQSRSEALLRQVASHAALLQQLNGTVAEVQGQLAEGTGSSLQGEITLLKVNLNSVSKSLTGLSDSVSQYSDAFLAANTSLDERERKVEAEVQAIQEQVSSQGSRLQAGHRQVLNLRGELEQLKAGVAKVASGLSRCQDTAQKLQHTVGHFDQRVAQVEGACRRLGLLAAGLDSLPTEPLRPREGLWSHVDQLNRTLAQHTQDIARLRDDLLDCQAQLAEQARPGQAN